A part of Oncorhynchus masou masou isolate Uvic2021 chromosome 30, UVic_Omas_1.1, whole genome shotgun sequence genomic DNA contains:
- the LOC135523060 gene encoding carcinoembryonic antigen-related cell adhesion molecule 1-like: protein MDYALFTAAIVLLTSGLCVGQSVLPPGPLTGAIGGRVKFTTTLSPPAKPFVSVSWTFNRVNIITSTTVNITNADHKDRISLDRTTGSLELWNLSPRDQGEYRVSIIPDGALELQGATTLDVYVLLSAATINSSPATLIAGISSTNLTCEAAGNISCIQWIKDGLPLCPSNNITFSADNRTVYLSPVQDIDNGEYECLVSNPVSNRTASHNLTVNFGPQNISVYGPSAASTGYRVTLSCSADSIPPATFTWMFNRTETGVNNTLYVIERMEALHIGNYTCTATNNVTGRKDSVVHKLRGSSAAPIWSFALMVTSVLAVGLLQL from the exons ATGGACTATGCACTTTTCACAGCAGCCATTGTGCTTCTAACATCAG GTCTGTGTGTAGGTCAGAGTGTGTTACCGCCAGGACCATTGACTGGAGCCATAGGAGGGAGAGTGAAGTTCACCACAACCCTCAGTCCACCAGCCAAACCTTTTGTCTCAGTGAGCTGGACCTTCAACAGGGTCAACATCATCACCTCTACTACGGTCAACATTACTAATGCTGACCACAAAGACCGGATCAGTCTGGACAGAACCACTGGCTCTCTGGAGCTGTGGAACCTGAGCCCGCGGGACCAAGGGGAATACAGAGTCAGCATCATACCAGACGGGGCTCTGGAGCTACAAGGAGCTACCACTCTGGATGTCTATG TGTTGCTATCTGCTGCCACCATCAATAGCTCCCCAGCCACCCTGATAGCTGGCATAAGCTCCACCAACCTGACCTGTGAGGCTGCTGGCAACATCAGCTGCATACAGTGGATCAAAGATGGCCTCCCTCTGTGTCCCAGCAACAATATCACCTTCTCTGCAGACAACAGGACAGTCTATCTCAGTCCTGTTCAGGACATTGACAACGGAGAATATGAGTGTTTAGTCAGCAACCCTGTCAGCAACCGGACAGCATCCCACAACCTGACCGTCAACT TTGGACCCCAGAACATTTCAGTATAtggaccatcagcagcatcaacAGGATACAGGGTAACTCTGAGCTGTTCGGCTGACTCTATCCCTCCTGCTACATTCACCTGGATGTtcaacaggacagagacaggtgttAACAACACCCTGTACGTCATAGAGAGGATGGAGGCGCTACACATTGGGAACTACACCTGCACTGCCACCAATAACGTCACTGGACGGAAAGACTCTGTGGTCCACAAGCTGAGGG GCTCCTCTGCTGCCCCCATTTGGTCGTTTGCTTTGATGGTGACCAGTGTCCTGGCAGTGGGACTGCTGCAACTGTAG